A region of Diadema setosum chromosome 15, eeDiaSeto1, whole genome shotgun sequence DNA encodes the following proteins:
- the LOC140238958 gene encoding uncharacterized protein, producing the protein MTASETMSYNSALNTVLINAPGNFSGSSPATIAIDFDRNVVFINVHDQNSCVGFVLGDEMAEDTKNLIRSNDHNQVIDLVSDKTETGNYRVAGTIPDGYLQTANGPVIRGMCSGRSSLWLEVETDEEMSGRQERGRFCAYVCAYVNGFRVCYRRCW; encoded by the exons ATGACTGCCTCTGAAACCATGAGCTACAACAGCGCCCTCAACACTGTTCTCATCAACGCTCCTGGTAATTTCAGTGGCAGCTCGCCAGCCACGATCGCCATCGACTTCGATCGG AATGTGGTGTTCATCAATGTTCACGATCAGAACTCGTGCGTGGGTTTCGTCCTGGGAGATGAAATGGCGGAGGACACGAAAAACCTCATTAGGAGCAATGATCACAATCAG gtcatCGACTTGGTGTCGGACAAGACAGAGACAGGAAACTACCGAGTCGCGGGAACGATCCCTGACGGTTACCTCCAGACCGCCAACGGACCTGTCATCCGCGGGATGTGCAGCGGTCGATCCTCTCTGTGGCTGGAGGTGGAAACGGATGAAGAGATGTCCGGGAGGCAGGAGAGAGGAAGATTTTGTGCTTACGTTTGCGCGTATGTGAATGGTTTCAGAGTGTGTTACCGGAGGTGCTGGTAG